TTGGTTTCCGCGAGCAGTTCGCCCGTCTCCGCCACGAAACCCTTGCCCGTGGTCGCCGCCAGCAGCAACTTGCCGCCCGGGCGATGGACCAGCGCCGCCACGATCTGCGCGCCGTTGTCGATGTCCAGCGTGTTGCGCACCGGCTCCCCGAAGCCGCGCGCGCCCGGCAGCTTGTCGCAGCCCAGCGTGAAGAAGCGCCCGCTATCGGTCGCGAGCAGCAGCTTGTCGGTCGTCTGGGCATGGACCGCGAAGGCAGCTTCGTCGCCTTCCTTGTACTTGAAGTCCCCGCGCCCGTCCTCCGACGCGTCGAGATCGACATGGCCCTTCGCGCCGCGGATCCAGCCCTTCTTCGACAGGATGACCGTGATCGGTTCCTTCTCGATCATGGCGTCCATGCTGAATTCGACGGCGGGCGCGGCTTCCGCGATCGTTGTGCGCCTGCGGCCCAGTTCCGTTTCGGGGCCGTATTCGGCGCGCAGCTTTTCGAGGTCGCGGCGCATCCGCGTGCGCTGGCGGGCCGGGCTCGCCAGCAGTTTCTCCAGCCCGTCGCGCTCCTTGAGAAGCTCCTCCTTCTCGTTGCGCAGTTCCATCTCTTCCAGCTTGCGCAGGGAGCGAAGACGCATGTTGAGGATCGCTTCGGCCTGCCGGTCGGTCAGGCTGAATTCCTCCATCATCACCGGCTTGGGTTCGTCTTCGGTGCGGATGATCTCAATCACGCGGTCGAGATTGAGGTAGGCGACGATGTAGCCTTCGACCAGTTCGAGGCGCGAGGCGATCTGGTCCAGCCGGTGCTGGCTGCGGCGCTGCAGGATCTCGATCTGGCTGGCGATCCAGTTGCCGAGCAGTTCCTTCAGCCCCATCACCATCGGCGTCCGGTTCGCGTCGAGGACGTTGAGGTTGAGCCCGAAGCGGGTTTCGAGGTCCGTCAGGCGGTAAAGGCTTTCCTTCAGCAGCTCCGGATCGACATTGCGGCTCTTGGGGGCGAGCACGATGCGGATCTGCTCGTCGCTTTCGTCGCGCACGTCTTCCAGGATCGGGATCTTGCGGTCGCCGATCGCCTGCGCGATCTGTTCGATCAGCTTGCCCTTCTGCACCTGGTAGGGAATCTCGCTGATGACGAGCTGGTATCCCCCGCCCTTGATCCGCTCGATCCCGGCCTCCCGGTCCACGACATTGTCGCTCTCCGCCGCGTGGAAGCGCGCGCGCACGCGCAGGCTGCCGCGCCCGGTCTCGTAGGCGTGCGAAATGGCCTCCGCGCTGTCGACCACCAGGCCGCCGGTCGCGAAGTCGGGCCCGCGGAACAGTTCCATCAGGCGGGCGTGCTCGACATGCGGATTGTCGAGCACCTCGAGCGAGGCGTCGATCACCTCGGCAACGTTGTGGCTGGGAATGTTGGTCGCCATGCCGACCGCGATGCCGCTGGCGCCGTTCGCCAGCAGGTTGGGGAACAGTCCCGGGAAGATCTCCGGTTCCTCGTCCTCGCCATTGTAGGTCGGGATGAAATCGACCGTCCCTTCGGACAGGCCCTCCATCAGGCGCAGCGCAGTCCTGGTCAGGCGCGCTTCGGTGTAGCGATAGGCCGCGGCGTTATCGCCGTCGATATTGCCGAAATTGCCCTGCCCTTCCACCAGCGGGTACCGCAGCGCGAAATCCTGCGCGAGGCGCACCATCGCATCGTAAACGCTGGCGTCGCCATGCGGGTGGTACTTGCCGATCACGTCGCCCACGACACGGGCGCTCTTCTTGAACGGATCGGTCGGGTTGAGCTTCAGCTGGCGCATGGCCCACAGCAACCGGCGATGGACCGGCTTCAGCCCGTCGCGCAGGTCCGGCAGGGACCGCGCCGTGATCGTGGAGAGCGCATAGACGAGGTACCGCTCTGACAGCGCCGCATCGAACGGGGCGTCGACAATTGCGTCGAAGGGGTCGGAATCGGGCGTATCGATCACATCAGCCATCGGCCCGCCCTATCATCGCCTCTTTCCGGCGGACAGCACGGAACACAGCGATTTCCCCACGCGTTGCAGGGACAACACGAAAATCCAAGGAGCATCCCATGACGAAACGCGTAATGATCCTCGCCACCGACGGCTTCGAACAATCCGAACTGTTCGATCCCAAGGCCAATCTGGAAGACGCCGGGTTCGAGACCGAGATCGTCAGCCTCGAAAGCGGCGAGATCAAGGGCTGGGACGAAGACGACTGGGGCAAGAGCATCGCGGTCGACAAGACGGTCGACGAGATAGCGAACTGCGAAGGCTACGACGCCCTACTGCTTCCCGGCGGCCAGATCAATCCCGACCTCTTGCGGGTCAACGAGCGCGCGGTGGCGATCGTGCGCGAATTCGATGCCGCCGGAAAGCCCATCGCAGCGATCTGCCACGCGCCGTGGCTGCTGATCGAAGCGGGCGTCATCGATGGCAAGACCGCGACCTGCTACACCTCGATCCGCACGGACCTGGAGAATGCAGGCGCGAAGGTCGTCGACCAGGAAGTGGCCGAAGACGGCAACATCATCACCAGCCGCAATCCGGACGACATCCCGGCCTTTTCTGAGGCTTTGATCGCCCAGTTGAAGTCGGACGTGCGCGAAGCCGCCTAAATACTGCACCGATGCAAATCGAGAAGCCCCGCCGCACCGCCGGCGGGGCTTTTTTATTTGCCGCTTGACCGCAGCCGGAAACGTGGCAAGATTGTGGCATAAATAAGGCACCTCAGGTGCCGCTTCGGGAGATGGCTTATGCGTGCGTCCCTGTTGGCCCTGGCGGTAACGGCCGCTGCCCTCTCCGCCTGTTCCGGGCCGAGCGAAAGCACGGAGGCTGTCACCACGGCGGACATGGCCGAGCCGCCGCCTGCGAGCTTCGTCAATGCGGCCGATGGCGGAGACGGCGAAGCCGCCGAAATCCCGGTCAGCACCCCGCAGATCGCCTACACCTACCAGTACGGTTTTCGCGTCGCGAATGGTGCGATCGCGGGCCTGCAATCCCGCCATGTCGAACTGTGCGAAGCCAAGGGCCCGACTGTCTGCCGGATCATTTCCATGGAGCAGTCCGAGGACGAAGGCGATTACGGCTTCGGCACGCTGCAACTCGAAGTCGCTGCCCCGCAGGCTCGCAGTTTCGGAACCGAACTGGCGACTGTCGCCGAGCAGCAGGACGGCGAGCAGATCTCCGCCTCGATCGCAGGCGAGGACCTGTCCAAGCAGATCGTCGATACCGAGGCGCGCCTGCGTGCCCGAACCCTGCTGCGCGATCGGCTGATGGAAGTGCTGCGCAACCGGCAAGGCACGGTGGCGGAGCTGGTCGAGGCGGAACGCGGCGTGGCGCAGGTCAACGAGGAGATCGACCAGGCGACCAGCTGGCTGGCGGAAATGCGCGGCCGGGTCGCCTTCAGCGATGTCACCGTGCGTTACAGCTCGGGCTCGCCCAGCTCGGGCGGCTTCCTCGAACCGATCCGTTCGGTGTTCGGCGCGCTGGGCTCCATCCTCGGCACGGTCATCGCCGTCCTCATCGCGCTCATCGTCGTTGCCGTGCCGGTGGGGCTGGTGGTCTGGGCGATCGTCTGGGGCGTGCGCCGGATCCGTATCGCCGCGAGCCGCAAGCCCGGCCCCGACAATCCCAAGGAGGGCGAGACTGCCCCGCAACCCTGAAGGTCCGTCAGCTCTACTTGCGGTCCCATAAAAAAGGCGGACCACTACTCCGCTGTTAATCACTATTTATCGCGTGGTTAATAGAGGTGGGCGCCTAGAGATGGGGTTGCACCGTTTCCTTTGCGCCTTTCTGGCCATTTTCTGTGCCGCGACAATGGTTTCGCCGGCGCTGGCGCAGCAGCGCGCAATCATTAACCCCTCGTTCGAATCCAACGATCCGAACGGGCCCGGAGCGCCCAGCTTCATCATCACGCCCAACGGGACCGTTGCCGGCTGGAACTCCACCACGGGCGAGATCGAGTTGTGGGATACGAACTTCAACGGCGTGCCGGCCTATCAGGGCAACGTCTTTGCGGAGATGAATGCTTCGGCCCCCGGCGCGCTCTACCAGACGATCTGCATGGTCAATGGCGAGCAGATCGGGTGGCAGTTTGCCCACCGCGCGCGCACCGGCGGGGCCGCGACCCAGACGGCGTCCTTCCAGATCGCCAGCCAGACAGGGACGCTGATCCAGAACCTCGCCACCCAGTCCTCGACCATCAACAATGTCTGGAACCTCAATACCGGCCAGACGACCTATAACGGCCCTTCGGGCATGCAGCGGGTGCAGTTCACCACGACCAATCCCGGGTCCTTCGGCAACTTCCTCGACGATATCCGGATCAACCTGAATCCGTTCGTGGAATTCAGCTCCAACGCGACGACCGGTGTCGAATCCATTCCGACCGCGAACCTCCCGACGCTGATCGTCAGCGGTTCGATCTTCACCAGCCGGACGGTCACGGTGACGATCACCGGCGGAACGGCCACGCGCGGCACGGATTATACGACGCCCGGCGGCGGCGCGACTTTCACCGTGACCATCCCGCCCGGCATCTACCAGCGTACGGCCGTGCCGCTGGGCATCACGATCATCAACGACAATGCGATCGAGAGCAGCGAGACGATCACGATGAGCCTCGTCGCCGGTAGCGGCTACACCATCTCGGGCACCAGCACGTGCGGGGGCACGCCGATTGCATCTTCCACCTACACCATCACCGATGACGACGCCCGACTGACCCTCACGAAATCGTGGGTCAACGGCCGCAACGGGGACTCGGTCGACCTGGCCATAACCGGCGGGTTCGGCGCCAGCCCGGGATCCTCGACCGTCGGGGGCAGCGCCACCAACGCGTCCTCCAACGCGACGGTCGGGCAGACGATCACCTTCACCGAAACATTCACGTCCGGCAACGGCGCCAATTACGACACCAGTTTCGCCTGCATCAACAACAGCAACGGAAGCGCGATAACCACCGGAGGCAGCGGCCGAAGTCGCACCCTGACGGTTCCGCTCCTCTCCAACGTCACCTGTACCTACACGAACACCCGAAGATCGGCGCAGCTGACCTTGCGCAAGACCTGGTCGCGCGCCCGCATACTGGATGCGGCGCAGCTCCAGAGCACGGGCTTGGCAAACAACGCCATCATCGACGCGGTGGCCAATACCGCGAACGAGACGGATACTGCCACGCCGGTCACCGTCTATGCCGGCGACGTGGCGACGTTCAGCGAGACGTTCACCAACGGCAATGCGGCGAATTACAGCGCGACCTTTGCCTGTACCGGCAATGCGACGGCGGTGACGGGGACAACGCTGACGGTGAATGCGGCGGACACCGCGATCACCTGCACCTTCACCAACACCCGGCTGGCCGTCCAGCTCCAGCTGCGCAAGGTCTGGGTCAACGCGATAACCGGCAACACGGTCACCCTGCCCGCGACTACCGGATTCACCGCCAATACCGCCGCGTTCCAGGCAGTCGCAAACACGGCGAACGAGACCGATACGGGCACCGCCGTGACGGTTTATGCCGGCGATACGGGGACGATCAGGGCGGAAGTCTTCACGGTGGG
This genomic interval from Qipengyuania sp. JC766 contains the following:
- the parC gene encoding DNA topoisomerase IV subunit A, with translation MADVIDTPDSDPFDAIVDAPFDAALSERYLVYALSTITARSLPDLRDGLKPVHRRLLWAMRQLKLNPTDPFKKSARVVGDVIGKYHPHGDASVYDAMVRLAQDFALRYPLVEGQGNFGNIDGDNAAAYRYTEARLTRTALRLMEGLSEGTVDFIPTYNGEDEEPEIFPGLFPNLLANGASGIAVGMATNIPSHNVAEVIDASLEVLDNPHVEHARLMELFRGPDFATGGLVVDSAEAISHAYETGRGSLRVRARFHAAESDNVVDREAGIERIKGGGYQLVISEIPYQVQKGKLIEQIAQAIGDRKIPILEDVRDESDEQIRIVLAPKSRNVDPELLKESLYRLTDLETRFGLNLNVLDANRTPMVMGLKELLGNWIASQIEILQRRSQHRLDQIASRLELVEGYIVAYLNLDRVIEIIRTEDEPKPVMMEEFSLTDRQAEAILNMRLRSLRKLEEMELRNEKEELLKERDGLEKLLASPARQRTRMRRDLEKLRAEYGPETELGRRRTTIAEAAPAVEFSMDAMIEKEPITVILSKKGWIRGAKGHVDLDASEDGRGDFKYKEGDEAAFAVHAQTTDKLLLATDSGRFFTLGCDKLPGARGFGEPVRNTLDIDNGAQIVAALVHRPGGKLLLAATTGKGFVAETGELLAETKKGRQVVNLKGDARLNVVHPIAEADDHVAAVGDNRKLIVFNLEEVPTLARGQGVMLQRYRDGGLSDATTFKLEDGLSWQMGGKGDRTRTETDIWQWKVARGAAGRLPPQGFPRDNRF
- a CDS encoding DUF4349 domain-containing protein, with product MRASLLALAVTAAALSACSGPSESTEAVTTADMAEPPPASFVNAADGGDGEAAEIPVSTPQIAYTYQYGFRVANGAIAGLQSRHVELCEAKGPTVCRIISMEQSEDEGDYGFGTLQLEVAAPQARSFGTELATVAEQQDGEQISASIAGEDLSKQIVDTEARLRARTLLRDRLMEVLRNRQGTVAELVEAERGVAQVNEEIDQATSWLAEMRGRVAFSDVTVRYSSGSPSSGGFLEPIRSVFGALGSILGTVIAVLIALIVVAVPVGLVVWAIVWGVRRIRIAASRKPGPDNPKEGETAPQP
- a CDS encoding type 1 glutamine amidotransferase domain-containing protein, with amino-acid sequence MTKRVMILATDGFEQSELFDPKANLEDAGFETEIVSLESGEIKGWDEDDWGKSIAVDKTVDEIANCEGYDALLLPGGQINPDLLRVNERAVAIVREFDAAGKPIAAICHAPWLLIEAGVIDGKTATCYTSIRTDLENAGAKVVDQEVAEDGNIITSRNPDDIPAFSEALIAQLKSDVREAA